The Chitinophaga caeni genome segment TTGGAGCAAGTAACCGCGGCAACGCAAATGATGGAAAGCCGGAATAAACTCCAAAATGTAGAAGCAGAAGAAAAGGTATGGTACAAGCAGCTTTCCAACCTGCTGCAATTGCCTTTACCTTTCCAGGTAGCATCTCCGTTGGCATATGATACCATCGCTTATTCTTTGCAGGAAAACGGGCAAGTAAGCGCGAATCCTTTCCTGAAAATTTCCCAGCAAAATGAAGCAATTGCAAGCGCCGTGTTAAAAACGGAAAAGAATAAATGGTTGCCCGGTTTCACGCTGGGATATTTTAATCAATCGCTCGTAGGATACCAGGAAGTAAACGGAACGCAGAAATATTTTGATCGCGGTGACCGTTTCGACGGGTTTATTGTTGGCCTGAGCTTGCCGCTATGGTTTAAACCTATTAGTGCCCGCACAAAGATGGCCCGCTTACAACGGGAGGCCACGGTAATGCAAACCACGACCTTGCGAAACAACCTGCAAACACGTGAGCAGCAACTCACTGAAGAGTGGTTGAAACAAGTAAGGCAGGTTAATTATTACAAAAATTCTGCCTTGCCGCAAGCCGATTTAATGCAGGGGCAAGCCGAAAGGTCCTATAAGGAAGGGGAGATAGGTTATTTGCAATACTGGCAACACTTACAGCAAATAAATGCGATTAAGCAAGCATACCTGGCAGCGATCCGGGACCATAACCTCGCTGTGTTGGAACTACAATTTATTCACGGCGATTTTCAAGCGCAATAATTAAAATAATGATCATGTCAAATAATATAAATAAGTGGATTTTTATTTTTCTTGCCATCCCGTTCTCATGGGGATGCTCGCAAAATAATAAGGCAACGCAAGAATCAGCCCAGGCAATGGATTCAACAGGGGCTCATACTGATGAGCATATTTCTTCTGAAGTAGTGATTAGCGACCTGCAATATAACGCGATCGGTGTACAGGAAGGAGCCATCACGCGCAGAACTTTAAGTCATTTGTTGAAAGTAAACGGCGTACTGGACGTTCCTCCGCAAAATATGGTAGATGTTGCCGTGCCAATGGGCGGGTATATAAAAAATACCGAACTCCTGGAAGGTATGAAAATCCGTAAAGGACAACTGCTGGCAACCCTGGAAAACATGGAATATATCCAGTTGCAACAGGATTACCTGGAAAATGCTAGTCAACTGGCTTACCTGGAGACAGAATACAAACGTCAACAGGAACTTTCCGCCGCCGAGATCAGCGCCACCAAGGTATTACAACAGGCGAAGGCGCAGTATTTAACGACGAAGGCGAGGGTGGACGGTCTTCGGAAAAAGTTGCAATTCATCGGCATATCACCCGCTAATATCGAGAAGAATGGAATCAGCCCGACGATACAGATTTATTCACCTATTAACGGGTA includes the following:
- a CDS encoding efflux RND transporter periplasmic adaptor subunit translates to MSNNINKWIFIFLAIPFSWGCSQNNKATQESAQAMDSTGAHTDEHISSEVVISDLQYNAIGVQEGAITRRTLSHLLKVNGVLDVPPQNMVDVAVPMGGYIKNTELLEGMKIRKGQLLATLENMEYIQLQQDYLENASQLAYLETEYKRQQELSAAEISATKVLQQAKAQYLTTKARVDGLRKKLQFIGISPANIEKNGISPTIQIYSPINGYVFQVNVNIGKYVTPNDVLFKIVDADHLHAELTVFERDVNSIRMGQTVRLSLPNETKERLAKVYLIGKVIDAERTVRVHCHLEQEDENLIPGMFVKAFIETAPADQWALPSNAVVDFEGANYVFIKKKGSQGHEYDFVPVNVTAESDDYKGVQLPDEVDPEASTFVLKGAYDLLAALKTAEGGDHGH